The following are from one region of the Streptomyces rubrogriseus genome:
- a CDS encoding hydrolase, with product MTVTALDPRTALVVIDLQAGIVAAPTEPYSGAEVVARSAELAEAFRARDLPVVLVRVSFAADGADAVPGRTEAGGAGGPRPEGWDVVVDELAGHPGDLTVTKRNWGAFHGTGLDVQLRRRGVTQIVLTGIATSIGVESTARAAHEHGYHVTLATDAMSDMSAEAHRGSVERIFPRLGETGTTREILELLAKTHG from the coding sequence ATGACCGTCACCGCCCTGGACCCCCGTACCGCCCTCGTCGTGATCGACCTCCAGGCCGGTATCGTCGCCGCGCCCACCGAGCCGTACTCCGGCGCCGAGGTCGTGGCCCGGAGCGCCGAACTGGCCGAAGCCTTCCGGGCCCGCGACCTGCCCGTGGTGCTGGTCCGGGTCTCGTTCGCCGCCGACGGGGCGGACGCCGTGCCCGGTCGCACGGAGGCCGGGGGCGCCGGCGGGCCGCGGCCCGAGGGCTGGGACGTCGTCGTCGACGAACTGGCCGGGCACCCCGGCGACCTCACCGTCACCAAGCGCAACTGGGGCGCCTTCCACGGCACCGGCCTCGATGTCCAGCTGCGCCGCCGCGGTGTCACCCAGATCGTGCTGACCGGTATCGCCACCAGCATCGGTGTGGAGTCCACCGCCCGGGCCGCCCACGAACACGGCTATCACGTCACGCTCGCGACCGACGCGATGAGCGACATGAGTGCCGAGGCGCACCGGGGCAGCGTCGAGCGGATCTTCCCGCGCCTGGGCGAGACGGGCACCACGCGGGAGATCCTGGAGCTGCTGGCCAAGACGCACGGCTGA
- a CDS encoding metallophosphoesterase family protein, which produces MRLLITSDTHLPKRAKELPAPLLAEIPRADVVLHAGDWVDTATLDLLESRSRRLVGVHGNNDGPALRARLPEVAYADLGGLRFGVVHETGAAPGREARCAARFPGLDVLVFGHSHIPWDTTAATGLRLLNPGSPTDRRRQPYHTYMTATVADGRLRDVELHRLPPR; this is translated from the coding sequence GTGCGTCTGCTGATCACGTCCGACACCCACCTGCCCAAGCGCGCGAAAGAACTGCCGGCGCCGCTGCTGGCGGAGATTCCGCGCGCGGACGTCGTCCTGCACGCGGGGGACTGGGTCGACACGGCCACCCTCGACCTGCTGGAGAGCCGCAGCCGCAGACTCGTCGGCGTCCACGGAAACAACGACGGACCCGCGCTGCGTGCCCGGCTGCCCGAGGTGGCGTACGCGGACCTCGGCGGCCTGCGCTTCGGCGTCGTCCACGAGACGGGCGCCGCACCGGGGCGCGAGGCCCGCTGCGCCGCCCGCTTCCCCGGCCTGGACGTCCTGGTCTTCGGGCACAGCCACATCCCCTGGGACACCACCGCCGCCACCGGCCTGCGGCTGCTCAACCCGGGGTCGCCGACGGACCGGCGCCGTCAGCCGTACCACACCTACATGACCGCCACGGTCGCCGACGGCCGGCTGCGGGACGTCGAGCTGCACCGGCTGCCGCCGCGGTGA